One window of the Pedobacter ginsengisoli genome contains the following:
- a CDS encoding DUF2752 domain-containing protein, whose amino-acid sequence MKMLSRIPLELIFWITALVLLGLAQPQVHGQEHHFTLCPLANMGIDWCPGCGIGRALTQLFHGNIAESIKLHWFGIPALLIIIYRIVVLIKLSVKRNKILKYKEEGYV is encoded by the coding sequence ATGAAAATGCTGAGCCGCATACCACTGGAACTCATTTTTTGGATAACGGCTTTAGTGTTGCTGGGATTAGCGCAACCACAGGTACATGGCCAGGAACATCACTTTACCCTTTGTCCGCTAGCAAACATGGGGATAGATTGGTGTCCGGGATGTGGAATTGGAAGGGCTTTAACGCAGCTGTTTCATGGTAATATTGCAGAGAGCATTAAGCTCCATTGGTTTGGAATACCTGCCCTGCTTATTATTATATACAGGATTGTTGTACTGATAAAATTAAGTGTTAAAAGAAATAAAATTTTAAAATATAAGGAGGAAGGATATGTTTGA
- a CDS encoding TM2 domain-containing protein, whose product MFDSPFMTLPGITPQEYSYLQTATTGFSEQQLRGFLMIYANKRRNPDDMVLYCILGFFVPGLPRFLVNQIGMGVLYFFTVGLCFIGTIIDLINHKNLAFEYNQRMVFESLQMVKMGNIQ is encoded by the coding sequence ATGTTTGATTCACCATTTATGACGCTACCGGGTATCACGCCTCAGGAATATTCGTACTTGCAGACTGCAACTACAGGATTTAGTGAGCAACAGTTGAGAGGGTTTTTAATGATTTATGCGAATAAAAGAAGAAATCCGGATGATATGGTGCTGTATTGCATTTTAGGGTTTTTTGTGCCTGGATTGCCAAGATTCCTTGTAAATCAGATTGGTATGGGTGTACTGTATTTCTTTACTGTTGGGCTATGTTTTATAGGAACTATTATCGATTTAATAAATCATAAAAACCTTGCTTTTGAATATAATCAGCGTATGGTATTTGAAAGTTTACAGATGGTAAAAATGGGAAATATTCAATAG
- a CDS encoding Nif3-like dinuclear metal center hexameric protein, with amino-acid sequence MRLAILIKHLEVFAPLNYQEDYDNSGLLIGNPDQDIRGALVALDCTEVIVDEAIAQNCNLIITHHPIVFKGLKKLTGKNYVERVVLKAIRHNIALYAIHTNLDHVKYGVNGVISQRLGLKNIKILSPKASLLKKLVTFCPVAQAEDVRSALFEAGAGHISNYSECSFNTEGTGTFKGGNDTNAFVGERGVQHHESEIRIETVFLAQDQRKVLLALFENHPYEEVAYDIYPLENRLDTVGAGMVGWLEEEMDGRDFLHLVKDRMDAEVIRHTRLLPKRIKKVAVCGGSGSFLLKEAIAAGADAFVTADFKYHEFFDADEKLVIADIGHFESEQFTSNLLIDIIQEKFPNFAIRLTEHNTNPINYFI; translated from the coding sequence ATGAGATTAGCAATTTTAATAAAGCATCTGGAAGTGTTTGCTCCATTGAATTATCAGGAAGATTATGATAATTCGGGGTTGTTGATTGGAAACCCTGATCAGGATATTCGGGGGGCTCTGGTTGCACTTGATTGCACGGAGGTTATTGTTGATGAGGCCATTGCTCAGAACTGTAATTTGATTATAACGCATCACCCAATAGTTTTTAAGGGGCTAAAAAAGCTTACCGGAAAAAACTATGTGGAGCGGGTTGTATTAAAAGCTATCAGGCACAATATTGCCCTTTATGCTATTCATACTAATCTTGATCATGTAAAATATGGTGTAAATGGCGTAATCAGTCAACGTTTGGGCCTTAAAAACATTAAAATATTGAGTCCTAAAGCATCCCTTTTAAAAAAATTGGTGACATTTTGTCCGGTTGCGCAAGCGGAGGATGTAAGGTCGGCTCTGTTTGAGGCCGGAGCCGGACATATTAGTAATTACAGTGAGTGTAGTTTTAATACCGAGGGTACCGGGACGTTTAAAGGCGGGAATGACACTAATGCCTTTGTTGGCGAAAGAGGAGTTCAACATCATGAATCTGAAATAAGGATAGAGACTGTTTTTTTAGCTCAGGATCAACGAAAAGTCCTTTTGGCATTGTTTGAAAATCATCCTTATGAAGAAGTTGCATATGATATTTATCCGTTAGAGAACCGTTTGGACACTGTTGGTGCTGGAATGGTAGGTTGGCTTGAAGAGGAGATGGATGGGAGGGATTTTCTGCATTTGGTTAAAGACAGGATGGATGCGGAGGTAATAAGACATACCAGGTTGCTGCCCAAAAGGATTAAAAAGGTAGCTGTTTGTGGCGGATCAGGCAGTTTTTTGCTTAAAGAAGCGATCGCTGCCGGAGCTGATGCCTTTGTAACTGCGGATTTTAAATATCATGAGTTTTTTGATGCTGATGAAAAATTGGTGATCGCTGATATCGGACACTTTGAAAGTGAACAATTTACATCTAATTTGTTGATAGATATTATTCAAGAAAAATTTCCTAACTTTGCAATCCGTTTAACGGAGCATAACACAAACCCCATAAATTATTTCATTTAA
- a CDS encoding zinc ribbon domain-containing protein: MEQTVEQKLKALYELQTLHTKIDKIRQIRGELPMEVADLEDEVEGLETRIQKFKSELDDTEDAIVTRKNMIKEAQGLIKKYETQLKDVKNNREYDALTKEVEIQTLEIQVCEKKIREFGFDITQKTEIYEKALADLESRRKDLDIKKGELQTITAETEKEEQSLSKKAEKAETQIEDRLLTAYKRLRGNANNGLAVVTIDRDSCSGCFNQIPPQRQLDIRQRKKIIVCEHCGRILVDEALTQEELPA, from the coding sequence ATGGAACAAACTGTAGAGCAAAAGCTAAAAGCTTTATACGAATTACAAACTCTTCATACTAAGATCGATAAAATACGTCAGATACGTGGTGAATTACCTATGGAAGTAGCTGACCTTGAAGATGAGGTTGAAGGACTGGAAACACGTATCCAAAAATTCAAAAGTGAATTGGACGATACTGAAGATGCCATTGTAACACGTAAAAATATGATTAAGGAAGCTCAAGGCCTGATCAAAAAATACGAAACCCAGTTAAAAGATGTTAAAAACAATCGTGAATATGACGCTTTAACTAAGGAAGTTGAGATTCAAACTCTTGAGATTCAGGTTTGCGAGAAAAAGATCAGAGAGTTTGGGTTTGATATTACTCAAAAAACTGAGATTTACGAAAAAGCACTTGCTGATTTAGAATCGAGAAGAAAAGATCTTGATATTAAAAAAGGAGAGTTGCAAACAATTACTGCTGAAACTGAAAAAGAAGAGCAATCATTGAGTAAAAAAGCTGAAAAAGCTGAAACTCAAATTGAAGACAGACTTTTAACAGCTTATAAGAGATTAAGAGGAAATGCTAACAATGGTCTTGCGGTTGTTACTATCGATCGTGATTCATGTTCAGGCTGTTTTAACCAGATTCCACCTCAGCGTCAATTAGATATCCGTCAGCGCAAAAAAATCATCGTTTGTGAGCATTGCGGTAGAATTTTAGTTGATGAGGCGCTTACTCAGGAAGAATTGCCTGCATAG
- a CDS encoding tetratricopeptide repeat protein, with the protein MNKISGSVYKYVLIGFLLFSPTAIYANFDFNVNCLKAYQSVFELKLNTARQLIAAEKKIHPDNGIVPLLENYVDYFYLLTTESKSEFDRLKENKSKRLDQIADGDESSPYYLYAQAEINLQWALIRGRYGEYFTAAREIKKANSLLQDNNKKFSGFALNAKGLGLINAFLGNLPDGILKSTLSTFGIKGNLQAGIAMLDKLSEGLPKSKFEPFYEEVVFYYVFVLNDIAHSPSAYSKTMKYTARISDSSLLKTYLQALVCSRNGHNDEAIRILNDKPTGAEYQSFPYLEFLQGSAKLNKLDYSSVQNFNRFLQLNKGVNYIKDANLRLGWIALLKGDTGAYTVAMNKVKSTGYTYQEKDKQALNEAGESTPNKDLLKARLLFDGGYYNNALEELKDGKGEGFASARDKTEYYYRLGRINDELGKDDAALVNYQNAITTGKTLRYYFAANSALLIGRIYERKGNLPKAKAFFNIAIQMKNHDYESSIETQAKAGIKRIDKNAD; encoded by the coding sequence ATGAATAAAATTTCCGGTTCTGTTTATAAGTATGTTCTGATTGGCTTTTTGTTGTTCTCGCCAACAGCTATTTATGCAAACTTTGACTTTAATGTTAATTGTTTAAAGGCTTACCAGAGCGTATTTGAACTTAAGCTAAATACAGCAAGACAATTGATTGCTGCTGAAAAAAAGATACATCCCGATAATGGAATTGTTCCGTTGTTAGAGAATTATGTTGATTATTTTTATTTGCTTACAACAGAAAGTAAGAGCGAGTTTGATAGGCTAAAGGAGAATAAATCAAAACGCTTAGATCAGATCGCTGATGGTGATGAGTCATCGCCTTATTATTTATATGCCCAGGCCGAGATAAATTTGCAATGGGCCTTAATTAGAGGGCGTTACGGAGAATATTTTACTGCCGCCAGAGAAATTAAAAAAGCCAACAGCTTATTACAGGACAACAATAAGAAATTTTCAGGATTTGCTTTAAATGCAAAGGGACTAGGGCTTATTAATGCTTTTCTGGGCAATTTACCTGATGGAATTTTAAAAAGCACGCTTTCTACCTTTGGCATAAAGGGGAATTTACAGGCTGGAATAGCTATGCTTGATAAGTTATCGGAAGGCTTGCCAAAATCGAAATTCGAACCATTTTATGAAGAGGTTGTCTTTTATTATGTTTTTGTATTGAACGATATTGCGCATAGCCCTTCGGCTTACAGCAAGACAATGAAATATACAGCCAGGATTTCGGACAGTAGCTTATTAAAAACATATTTACAGGCATTGGTTTGCTCAAGAAACGGGCATAACGATGAGGCAATCCGGATTTTAAATGACAAGCCAACAGGAGCGGAGTACCAATCTTTTCCTTATCTGGAGTTTTTGCAGGGTTCAGCAAAACTTAATAAGCTAGACTATTCATCTGTTCAGAATTTTAATAGGTTTTTGCAGCTAAATAAGGGGGTTAATTACATAAAAGATGCAAACCTGCGCTTAGGCTGGATTGCTTTGTTAAAAGGCGATACAGGGGCTTATACTGTGGCTATGAACAAGGTTAAGTCTACCGGCTATACTTATCAGGAAAAGGATAAGCAGGCGCTTAATGAAGCAGGCGAATCTACTCCAAATAAAGACCTTTTAAAGGCGAGGTTATTATTTGATGGTGGTTATTATAATAATGCGCTGGAGGAGTTAAAAGATGGCAAGGGAGAGGGCTTTGCTTCAGCCAGAGACAAAACAGAATATTATTATCGCCTTGGCCGTATAAATGATGAGCTTGGAAAGGATGATGCTGCACTTGTAAATTATCAGAATGCGATTACTACAGGCAAAACCTTAAGGTATTACTTTGCTGCCAATTCCGCATTGCTAATTGGACGGATTTATGAAAGAAAGGGCAATTTGCCAAAGGCAAAAGCCTTTTTCAATATTGCAATTCAAATGAAGAATCATGATTATGAAAGCAGTATTGAAACACAGGCCAAGGCCGGCATTAAAAGAATTGATAAAAATGCTGACTAA
- a CDS encoding 3-oxoacyl-ACP synthase III family protein: MGNKINLHSVITGTGSYIPENVISGDAFLNSTFYDNGVALEKDINEVINKFAEITEILERRYVDKDIVNSDIAAIAAQRAIDNAGIDKESLDHIIFCHNFGDVKNGSNRMDILPSLAAKVKQTLHILNPDCVAYDIIFGCPGWVQGAIQANYLIQSGDAKRVMVIGAETLSRITDPHDRDSMIFSDGAAAVIFEAQESENQLGIIAHKTQTFAVDYASLLVMGKSNNPSESNGNTYLKMNGRKLYEFAVINVPQVVKKAIDKAGIDIKDIKTVFIHQANGKMDTAIMKRLFKLYELDTVPENLVPMTISWLGNSSVATIPTLLDLVLKEKVEGYKIKKGEYAVFASVGAGMHINAFVYRF; this comes from the coding sequence ATGGGCAACAAAATAAACTTACACTCGGTTATTACAGGCACAGGCAGCTATATTCCCGAAAACGTCATTTCTGGCGACGCTTTTTTAAACTCAACATTTTACGATAATGGGGTAGCTTTAGAAAAAGACATCAACGAAGTAATTAATAAATTTGCAGAGATCACAGAGATTCTGGAAAGGCGTTATGTAGATAAAGATATTGTAAACAGCGACATTGCTGCTATTGCTGCTCAACGGGCAATTGATAATGCCGGAATAGATAAGGAATCATTAGATCACATTATCTTCTGCCATAACTTTGGTGATGTTAAAAACGGCAGCAACAGAATGGATATCCTTCCTTCTCTGGCAGCAAAAGTTAAGCAAACTTTGCACATCCTAAATCCAGATTGTGTTGCTTACGACATTATATTTGGCTGTCCGGGCTGGGTACAAGGAGCCATACAGGCCAATTATCTCATTCAAAGTGGCGATGCAAAAAGAGTAATGGTTATAGGAGCAGAAACCCTGTCCAGAATAACTGATCCGCATGACCGCGATAGCATGATTTTCTCTGATGGCGCAGCTGCTGTTATTTTTGAAGCTCAGGAATCTGAAAATCAGCTTGGTATTATTGCTCACAAAACGCAAACATTTGCTGTTGATTACGCATCGTTGCTTGTAATGGGTAAAAGTAATAACCCGAGCGAAAGCAATGGCAATACCTACCTTAAAATGAATGGCCGTAAGCTTTACGAATTTGCAGTAATAAATGTGCCACAGGTTGTTAAAAAAGCTATCGATAAAGCTGGAATAGACATTAAGGACATTAAAACGGTCTTTATCCATCAAGCCAACGGAAAAATGGATACCGCTATAATGAAACGGTTGTTTAAGCTATATGAGCTGGATACAGTACCCGAAAACCTGGTTCCTATGACAATCTCGTGGCTGGGCAACAGCTCTGTAGCAACTATTCCGACGCTTTTGGATCTTGTTCTAAAAGAAAAGGTAGAAGGTTATAAAATTAAAAAGGGCGAATATGCAGTATTTGCATCTGTTGGTGCAGGCATGCACATCAATGCATTTGTTTACCGCTTTTAG